The Streptococcus oralis Uo5 genome includes a window with the following:
- a CDS encoding CCA tRNA nucleotidyltransferase, with amino-acid sequence MRLTQMPSEFQKALPVLEKIKEAGFEAYFVGGSVRDALLNRPIHDVDIATSSYPEETKQIFPRTADIGIEHGTVLVLDGDEEYEVTTFRTEDVYVDYRRPSAVSFVRSLEEDLKRRDFTVNAFALDETGEIIDLFHGLEDLKNQVLRAVGVASERFNEDALRIMRGFRFQASLGFKLESETFVAMKTLTPLLEKISVERTFVEFDKLLLAPFWRVGLASMIESRAYDYLPDMAGSQDKLNRLFDLETEFTFESSEQAWAALLWALEIKDAQPFLKAWKTSRQFAKQVQDLLTILALREEGELSKRDCYRFDLDSLLQAENLRQAQGKEVNPQAITETYHSLTIHDKKEIQINGGILIKEYGYQPGPDLGEILTEIEFAIVDGELENDRQAIHAYLREKK; translated from the coding sequence ATGAGATTAACGCAAATGCCTTCTGAATTTCAGAAGGCTTTACCAGTATTAGAAAAAATTAAAGAAGCAGGCTTTGAGGCCTATTTTGTTGGGGGCTCTGTTCGAGATGCCCTCCTCAATCGCCCCATCCACGATGTGGATATTGCGACTTCTTCCTATCCAGAAGAAACCAAGCAGATTTTCCCTCGCACAGCTGACATCGGAATCGAGCACGGAACCGTCTTGGTCCTAGATGGGGACGAGGAGTATGAGGTAACAACCTTTCGAACAGAGGATGTCTATGTGGACTATCGTAGACCCAGTGCGGTTTCCTTTGTGCGTTCGCTAGAAGAGGACCTCAAGCGCCGTGATTTCACAGTTAATGCCTTTGCCTTGGATGAGACAGGCGAAATTATTGACTTGTTCCATGGTTTAGAAGATTTGAAAAACCAAGTCTTGCGAGCAGTTGGAGTGGCTAGTGAACGTTTCAACGAAGATGCTTTACGTATTATGCGTGGTTTTCGTTTTCAGGCCAGTCTCGGTTTTAAACTTGAGTCAGAAACTTTTGTGGCGATGAAGACTTTGACGCCACTCTTGGAGAAAATTTCTGTGGAGCGTACCTTCGTTGAGTTTGATAAGCTCTTGCTGGCACCTTTTTGGCGAGTTGGTCTGGCTTCCATGATTGAGAGTCGAGCTTATGACTATCTTCCAGATATGGCAGGGAGCCAGGACAAGCTCAACAGACTGTTTGATTTGGAGACTGAGTTCACTTTTGAATCTTCTGAACAAGCCTGGGCGGCTCTATTGTGGGCTTTGGAGATTAAAGATGCACAGCCATTTTTGAAAGCTTGGAAAACCTCACGCCAGTTTGCCAAGCAGGTTCAGGATTTGCTGACCATTTTGGCTTTGCGAGAAGAAGGAGAGCTGAGCAAGCGCGATTGTTACCGCTTTGACTTGGATTCCCTTCTACAAGCTGAAAATCTTCGTCAGGCCCAAGGAAAAGAAGTCAACCCACAAGCTATCACAGAAACTTACCATAGTTTGACCATTCATGACAAGAAAGAAATTCAGATTAACGGTGGAATTTTGATTAAGGAATATGGTTACCAGCCAGGACCAGACTTGGGAGAGATTTTAACAGAGATTGAGTTTGCCATTGTCGATGGAGAGTTGGAAAATGATCGTCAAGCAATCCATGCTTACCTGAGGGAGAAAAAATGA
- the dapB gene encoding 4-hydroxy-tetrahydrodipicolinate reductase: MSIRVIIAGFKGKMGQAACQMVLADPDLDLVAVLDPFESESEWQGIPVFNDKADLAGVEVDVWVDFTTPAVAYENTRFALEKGFAPVVGTTGFTSEEITELKAFSREQDLGGLIAPNFALGAVLLMQFAAQAAKYFPNVEIIELHHDKKKDAPSGTAIKTAELMAEVRESIQQGAPDEEELIAGARGANFDGMRIHSVRLPGLVAHQEVIFGNQGEGLTLRHDSYDRSSFMTGVNLGIKEVVKRHELVYGLEHLL; the protein is encoded by the coding sequence ATGAGTATTCGAGTAATTATTGCCGGTTTTAAGGGAAAGATGGGCCAAGCTGCTTGTCAGATGGTCTTGGCTGATCCAGACTTGGACTTGGTCGCAGTTTTGGATCCTTTTGAGTCTGAGTCAGAATGGCAGGGAATTCCTGTCTTCAATGATAAGGCTGACTTGGCTGGTGTTGAAGTGGATGTCTGGGTGGATTTTACTACACCAGCCGTTGCCTACGAAAATACACGCTTTGCTCTTGAAAAAGGCTTTGCTCCAGTAGTTGGAACAACAGGATTCACTAGTGAAGAAATTACAGAACTAAAAGCATTTTCTCGTGAACAAGATTTGGGTGGCTTGATTGCCCCTAACTTTGCCTTGGGAGCTGTCTTGCTCATGCAATTTGCGGCGCAGGCTGCCAAATATTTCCCAAATGTGGAGATTATCGAGCTCCATCATGACAAGAAAAAAGATGCTCCGAGTGGAACAGCCATTAAAACGGCTGAGTTGATGGCAGAAGTTCGAGAGTCTATCCAACAAGGTGCGCCTGATGAGGAAGAATTGATTGCTGGTGCCCGTGGTGCTAACTTTGATGGCATGCGGATCCACTCAGTTCGTTTGCCAGGCTTAGTAGCTCATCAAGAAGTCATCTTTGGCAATCAGGGGGAAGGATTGACCCTTCGTCATGACTCCTATGATCGCAGCTCCTTCATGACAGGGGTCAATTTGGGAATCAAAGAAGTTGTCAAGCGTCATGAGCTTGTCTATGGATTAGAACACTTATTATGA
- a CDS encoding DegV family protein translates to MKLAVITDSSAYLEEKTLQRENLFILDIPVNIDGEEYVEGVNLTAEEFYQKMAQSVELPKTSQPSIAKLDEILSSLKDEGYTHVLGLFLSSGISGFYQNIQYMLDEYDGLTIAFPDTHITSSPLGFMVESAFEWAEQGDDFAQIQEKLGIQIADNSAFIIVDDLDHLVKGGRLSNGAAILGNLLSIKPILYFNDQGVIEVYEKVRTEKKAIKRLVEIIKELTKDGDYRITVIHGNAPQKAADLRQLLMESGVTAEIPIETFGSVIGTHLGEGSIALSYTPIV, encoded by the coding sequence ATGAAATTAGCTGTCATTACAGATTCTTCAGCCTATTTAGAGGAGAAGACGCTGCAAAGAGAGAATCTATTTATCTTGGATATTCCTGTCAATATTGATGGAGAGGAGTATGTTGAAGGTGTCAATCTGACTGCTGAGGAATTTTATCAAAAAATGGCTCAGTCTGTAGAATTGCCTAAAACTAGTCAACCAAGTATTGCCAAATTGGATGAGATTCTTAGTTCTTTGAAAGACGAGGGTTATACCCATGTCTTAGGACTCTTTCTTTCGTCAGGAATTTCAGGCTTTTATCAGAACATCCAATACATGTTGGATGAGTATGATGGCTTGACCATTGCCTTTCCAGATACCCATATCACAAGTTCCCCTCTCGGATTTATGGTGGAGAGTGCCTTTGAATGGGCAGAACAAGGTGATGATTTTGCCCAGATTCAGGAGAAGTTGGGGATTCAAATTGCTGATAATTCAGCCTTTATCATAGTAGATGACCTCGATCACCTGGTTAAGGGAGGACGTTTGTCAAATGGAGCAGCTATCTTAGGAAATCTCCTCAGTATCAAGCCTATCCTTTACTTTAATGACCAAGGAGTGATTGAAGTTTACGAAAAAGTTCGTACAGAAAAGAAAGCAATCAAACGTTTGGTGGAAATCATCAAGGAGTTGACAAAAGATGGGGACTACCGTATAACAGTCATTCATGGGAACGCTCCTCAAAAGGCAGCGGATTTACGTCAGCTTTTGATGGAGAGTGGTGTGACTGCTGAAATTCCAATTGAAACCTTTGGTAGTGTCATTGGGACCCACCTTGGAGAAGGTAGTATCGCCTTGAGCTATACACCAATCGTCTAA
- the mntE gene encoding CDF family manganese efflux transporter MntE, whose translation MNQSMSNLKLAERGAIISISTYLLLSAAKLATGHLLHSSSLVADGFNNVSDIIGNVALLIGIRMARQPADRDHRFGHWKIEDLASLITSIIMFYVGFDVLRDTIQKILSREQTVIDPLGATLGVISAAVMFAVYLYNTRLSKKSKSKALKAAAKDNLSDAVTSLGTSIAILASSFNYPIVDKLVAIIITFFILKTAYDIFIESSFSLSDGFDDRLLEDYQKAIMEIPKISKVKSQRGRTYGSNIYLDITLEMNPDLSVYESHEIADQVESMLEERFGVFDTDVHIEPAPIPEDEILDNVYKKLLMREQLIDQGNQLEELLAEDFHYIRQDGEQMDKEAFKSEKELKATIKDIQITSISQKTKLICYELDGIVHTSIWRRHETWQNIFHQETKKEDKQ comes from the coding sequence ATGAACCAATCCATGTCAAATCTCAAGTTGGCGGAACGTGGTGCCATTATCAGCATTTCGACCTACCTCCTCTTATCTGCGGCAAAATTAGCGACTGGCCATCTCCTACATTCTTCCAGTTTGGTAGCGGATGGTTTCAACAACGTATCCGATATTATCGGAAATGTTGCTCTTCTGATTGGCATTCGGATGGCGCGCCAGCCCGCAGATCGTGACCATCGCTTTGGTCACTGGAAAATTGAAGATTTGGCTAGTTTGATTACTTCCATCATCATGTTCTACGTTGGCTTTGATGTTCTTCGGGACACCATTCAAAAAATTCTCAGTCGGGAACAGACTGTTATTGACCCTCTGGGTGCTACTCTAGGAGTCATCTCTGCGGCAGTCATGTTCGCAGTTTATCTCTATAATACTCGCCTCAGTAAGAAATCCAAATCCAAGGCTCTCAAGGCTGCCGCCAAGGACAATCTTTCCGATGCTGTCACCTCGCTTGGGACTTCCATTGCCATCCTAGCCAGCAGTTTCAATTATCCAATCGTGGATAAATTGGTCGCTATCATTATCACTTTCTTTATCTTAAAGACAGCCTATGATATCTTTATCGAGTCTTCCTTCAGTCTTTCAGATGGTTTTGATGACCGTCTGCTAGAGGACTACCAAAAGGCCATCATGGAGATTCCAAAGATTAGTAAGGTCAAGTCCCAAAGAGGACGTACCTACGGTAGCAATATCTACCTTGATATCACGCTGGAGATGAATCCTGATCTATCAGTCTATGAAAGTCACGAAATTGCAGACCAGGTTGAGTCTATGCTAGAAGAACGATTTGGAGTATTTGATACCGATGTCCATATCGAACCTGCTCCTATACCTGAGGACGAGATTTTAGACAATGTCTATAAAAAACTACTCATGCGCGAGCAATTGATTGACCAAGGCAATCAACTCGAAGAACTCCTTGCTGAGGACTTTCACTATATCCGTCAAGATGGAGAGCAGATGGATAAAGAGGCTTTTAAGTCTGAAAAAGAACTTAAAGCTACTATTAAGGATATTCAAATCACTTCCATTAGTCAGAAAACCAAGCTCATTTGCTATGAGCTGGATGGTATCGTCCATACCAGTATCTGGCGTCGCCATGAGACTTGGCAAAATATTTTCCACCAGGAAACTAAAAAAGAAGACAAACAGTGA
- a CDS encoding ABC-F family ATP-binding cassette domain-containing protein, whose protein sequence is MSDFIVEKLSKSVGDKTVFKDISFIIHDLDRIGLIGVNGTGKTTLLDVLSGVSGFDGDVSPFSAKNDYQIGYLTQDPEFDDSKTVLDTVLSSDLKEIQLIREYELIMLNYSEDKQTFLERVMAEMDSLQAWEIESQVKTVLSKLGIQNLSTPVGELSGGLRRRVQLAQVLLGDHDLLLLDEPTNHLDIATIEWLTLFLKNSKKTVLFITHDRYFLDALSTRIFELDRAGLTEYQGNYQDYVRLKAEQDERDAALLHKKEQLYKQELAWMRRQPQARATKQQARINRFHDLKKEVSGGVAEADLTMNFETSRIGKKVIEFQNVSFAYENKPILKDFNLLVQAKDRIGIVGDNGVGKSTLLNLIAGSLEPTEGQVVRGETVRIAYFSQQIEGLDESKRVINYLQEVAEEVKTSGGSTTSIAELLEQFLFPRSTHGTLIEKLSGGEKKRLYLLKLLLEKPNVLLLDEPTNDLDIATLTVLENFLQGFAGPVLTVSHDRYFLDKVATKILAFEDGKIRPFFGHYSDYLDEKAFETEMANQVQKAEKEKVVKVREEKKRMTYQEKQEWASIEGDIEALENRIATIEEEMQANGSDFGKLATLQKELDEKNEALLEKYERYEYLSELA, encoded by the coding sequence ATGAGTGATTTTATCGTTGAAAAACTAAGCAAATCCGTCGGTGACAAGACCGTTTTTAAAGATATTTCTTTTATCATCCATGATTTAGATAGAATCGGTCTCATTGGTGTCAATGGCACGGGTAAGACCACCCTTTTAGATGTTTTATCAGGTGTTTCAGGCTTTGATGGGGATGTCAGTCCTTTTTCAGCTAAAAATGACTACCAGATTGGCTATTTGACCCAGGATCCAGAGTTCGATGATAGCAAGACAGTTTTGGATACGGTCCTATCCAGCGACCTCAAGGAAATCCAGTTGATTCGTGAGTATGAGTTGATCATGCTCAACTATAGCGAGGACAAGCAGACTTTTTTGGAACGGGTCATGGCTGAGATGGATTCTCTCCAAGCCTGGGAAATCGAAAGTCAGGTCAAGACCGTTCTCAGCAAGTTGGGTATTCAGAACTTGTCGACTCCAGTTGGTGAATTGTCAGGTGGTCTGAGAAGACGGGTTCAGTTGGCGCAAGTTCTTCTTGGAGACCACGATCTCTTGCTACTGGACGAGCCGACCAACCATCTGGACATTGCGACCATCGAGTGGCTGACCCTTTTCTTGAAAAATTCCAAGAAGACGGTTCTCTTTATCACCCATGATCGCTATTTCCTAGATGCACTGTCAACACGAATTTTCGAGTTGGACCGAGCAGGCTTGACCGAGTATCAGGGCAATTATCAGGACTATGTTCGCCTTAAGGCGGAACAAGATGAACGCGATGCTGCTCTCCTTCACAAAAAAGAACAACTCTACAAACAAGAACTGGCTTGGATGCGCAGACAACCGCAGGCGCGTGCGACCAAGCAGCAGGCTCGTATCAATCGTTTCCATGATTTGAAAAAAGAAGTTTCAGGCGGCGTTGCTGAGGCAGACTTGACCATGAACTTTGAAACCAGTCGGATTGGGAAAAAAGTCATCGAGTTTCAGAATGTTTCCTTCGCCTATGAGAACAAGCCTATTTTGAAAGATTTTAACCTTTTGGTGCAAGCTAAAGACCGTATCGGTATCGTTGGGGACAACGGTGTTGGGAAGTCAACCCTGCTCAACTTGATTGCAGGAAGTCTTGAGCCAACTGAAGGACAAGTTGTGAGAGGGGAAACTGTTCGCATCGCCTATTTCTCTCAACAAATCGAAGGCTTGGATGAAAGCAAGCGCGTTATCAATTACCTGCAGGAAGTGGCAGAAGAGGTAAAGACCAGTGGTGGTTCCACAACTTCTATCGCTGAGTTACTGGAGCAGTTCCTCTTCCCACGTTCGACGCATGGAACCTTGATTGAGAAATTGTCTGGTGGCGAGAAAAAACGCCTCTATCTTCTCAAATTGCTTTTGGAAAAACCAAATGTTCTTCTCTTGGATGAGCCGACAAATGACTTGGACATTGCAACTTTGACAGTTTTGGAGAATTTCTTGCAAGGTTTTGCAGGGCCAGTATTGACAGTTAGCCACGACCGTTATTTCCTGGATAAGGTAGCGACCAAGATTCTAGCTTTTGAAGATGGCAAGATTCGTCCTTTCTTTGGTCATTACTCCGACTACCTTGACGAGAAAGCCTTTGAAACAGAGATGGCCAATCAAGTGCAAAAGGCCGAAAAGGAAAAAGTAGTCAAAGTCCGTGAAGAAAAGAAGCGAATGACCTATCAAGAAAAGCAGGAGTGGGCAAGCATTGAAGGCGATATTGAAGCCTTGGAAAATCGTATCGCAACCATTGAAGAAGAAATGCAGGCAAATGGTTCTGATTTTGGTAAACTGGCCACTCTTCAGAAAGAACTAGACGAGAAGAATGAAGCCCTCCTTGAAAAATACGAACGCTATGAATATTTAAGTGAGTTGGCATGA